In Lathyrus oleraceus cultivar Zhongwan6 chromosome 2, CAAS_Psat_ZW6_1.0, whole genome shotgun sequence, the DNA window catgtgatagttagccctttcttttgcatcttgagataagtaggacattcagctctgacgtgtccatacccttcacaaccgtgacactggattcccttgccttggttgaacttttcttcagaagttgatcttttcctgatgtcagacgggatgttcttgacattaggtctccctctttgatcaatcttcttcacgaacttgttgaactgtctcccaagcatggctaaagcttctgatatactttcatcacattcaatatatcctgcttctgactcctcttcagcattggatacaaaagctatgcttttgttcttcttttcagcattctcacacaagcccatttcaaaggtttggagagaaccaatgagctcatccaccttcatgttgcagatgtcctgtgcctcctctatggctgtgaccttcatagcaaatctcttaggcaaggacctgagaatctttcttacaagtttctcttcagccattttctcacctagtccaccagaggtgtttgcaatttcaagaatattcatgtgaaagtcatgaatagtctcatcctctttcatcctcagattttcaaacttggtggtcagcatctgcagtttggacatcttcactttggaagtaccttcatgagttaccttgagagtatcccaaacttccttagctagttcacagtggtgcaccagcctgaagatgttcttactgattccattgaacaatgcattcagggccttggaatttccaagagctaatgcctcttgctccttgtcccactcttcttcaggaatctgcacactgactctatcttcacctgtcctcattggatgttcccatcctttgttgacagctctccagactttgctatctagagaccttaagaaggctatcatacgaggcttccagtcatcataattagagccatccaacatgggtggtttatttgagtgtcctatatccttgtccatggtactagaaagtaacttccctagatctcacccagaaaatcacaggcagggtgcctgctctgatgccaattgaaattctagttatcagactttagatgtcacacgggttgttatgacatccagTTCTGCACAaacaagaattatgcagaacttaacagtaagtgcagtaaataacacaagtaattgtttacccagttcagtccaacatgacctacatctgggggctaccaagccagggaggaaatccactatcagtagtattaattcaaagctaaactcacccgtttataactcgtcacttaatccctacccaatgcaatttcaatcttactctaagatcagagttcctactcactccccctcaatcacctcagtgattactacctttaatcaatattaaagacacttttgaagtcacacttcaaacaactcttgattgtgcttaacagctttaatcaagatacacagcactcacgcttaaaagctttgagcgacacaacacttacaactcaatgaacaccctatgccaaaacaatcatcaacgtgataaaggcttggcttacaagatatgtctaatacaagactcacaaaaatacagcagtgaagtatgatggacacacttaatcttcacgcctcaaaatccctgaaactgaatgaaggaacgacttccttttatattgcagtacctgggcttttgcacttgtattctcctgaatttaaggtcacgcgagttcccataaattcaatatctaggttactaacaaataggctatttgttaggttcattaaatgtagcttggttgttgatttcctggtttttctctaagctgttgacttcctgaagaatagcccaagaaaaagctgaaacagaaaactgaacaacctacaatatagcatatgctgtcaggaatgaatgtcacgacattcagcttgacatcaaggatcatatgctgagtctgtttttccaaaaaacagactgtacaattttgctgacctgtacatgaccaaaatgaccatactacagtaacaacttacattaataaatgtcaaagtatccaatttgacatttacacatttggccttaagttagttctgttatcctcttggagaacaaactaagaaacatactgaagtatagcagaacaccactctgtctattattcagtgtatactgtccatgatgaatgtcataacatccagtttgacattcatacagtaggccttatgccaggtctggtttttccttgataaccagactgcaaatgaatactgagctctaacagaacaccaactgttctattcctcagtatctgctgacagggatgaatgtcacagtatccagtttgacattcaataaatcctatattagctaatcctgcagtaactactcaagtgtgtcatgacatcagtcaagacatcagagtacagttagatattctaacctacaatgcagtcacacaaccacaccatgtcatgacatcagtcaagacattagaatccagctagtgttttaccatataatgcagccaattaaacacctacaacagcagccacggtggctgcgggtggtatggtcaagttatctaatttttggacaagggcatctacctttgcatgaacatggtcaaggctactgatttcgtacatttCACCCTTTTTCTGGGATTTTTCCACTGGAGTTCGctcacctccccattggcaatggtttttGGCCATGTTTTtaatgagttgataggcttcggtgtatggcttatccataagtgcaccgcccgcgGCAGCGTCTATTGTAAGTCTTATGTTATACAGAATcccattataaaatgtgtgaatgatcacccaaTCTTCGAGACCGTGATATGGACAAatcctcatcatgtccttgtatctctcccacacttcgtagagagattctacatctttttgcctgaatccgttgatttgagctctcagcatatcagttttgctcggcggaaaatatcgggataagaaGACGTTCTTTAGTTCTTCCCATGTTGTGACGGAGTTGGatggcaaggattgcaaccaagcccaagctctgtctcttagtgagaaaggGAAGAGACGCAATCTTAttgcatcttgagatacaccattcgcctttACAGTATTTGCatactgcacaaacttggtcaggtgttcattaggatcgtccgtaggatttccagcaaatttATGTTGTTGAACGACTGATAATAGTGAGGGTTTCAGCTCGAAATCGTTTCGATTTATAGCGGGGGCAGCAATgctgttgtgaggttcttgttgggacggggtaGCATAGAATTTAAGAGGACGATTCTGTGGTCCTTCTTCAGCCATGTTTGGTTTTTCTTCTGATTTAGGAGGAGAGAAGATATCGGGAATACCGTACTTTTGTTGATATTCGTGTATTCGACGTCTCACGTATAAGAAACGCTCTAATTCAAGGATTGGAAgtgctaagttatcgccttgtgagcgagtacttggcatacaatcagGGAAAGAAAGGAGAGAAGATTAGTTTTTgtttttaccttagtctataccgtgcaatgaaagaatcgcactattcgactaaaacaggtccccggcaacggcgccaaaaacttgatgcttgatctggctatatataaaatatagtctgtcgggtacttgactgcaagtgcacactctagtcgctttagttttaaaagatatcgatcccacagggacctatggtcaaactagtgttactaacgtcactatgtttagctaagggaatgattagtagaagttcgggggaaaaatagtaaatctaagggaaatttagttttaagaaataattgatggaaggaatcagtatgcagcgcattaattgtcagggattcgataagtcaccggtgaatagtttaaatgccaaatatctctcagtagaaaatatttatttaaaaagctttatctcacactctcgtgattgttgattcggcctatagctttaagtcagaatgtacgctctcactgtcccatttgaagttaaacttactttttgaaaataaataagttctaattgtttttaaagtgctctcgctgtttttaaactcaatgcctaatttttacaatccagctcgagcctcacgctctcgcgattgtgGTTCTCACCTTcgttaatttcccactctcgtggcaaaatcgtattaaatagcttttcacgcttttgtgataaagttaattaaatttgaattaaaaacttcagcctaaaagattgtttgagaaaaagggttttcaccgattattattaaatcccatctaattaaattgctacataccgataccggtaatttagccggacatgttaaataaggcaaacacaacacataaacagatcaacagtacgacaaacataattataataataatttggcaataataataataattcaataaaaacctggagatcgaagtaacagagtatagcgattcttggagtacttgagcagtcctccacaagtcggtaggctttgcttcttcaatacaaattacttactaaaattaaataaagtgtagtagttccccagtgtaggaaactactactatggctaatTGGAAAAcggaaggaaaagggaaaaattgAATTCTAAAAAGAATAGCGAATAAACtaaggcaacggaaacaaggTTGCTGAAAAGAAAATACTAAAAAGCTAGAAAGCTGTAAAAACTAAATTGCAAAGCGTAAGTGTGAATGTAGGCCTCCCCAATTTTTCCCATTTTGGTCCTTTATATAATGCTCATTTAGGTCTTGGTGGTTGAGATATTCAAGGGAGGCTTGGTTTGAATGAGGAATCCGTGGGAGTAAGTTGTTGGAGGgaatttaggcacgtttgggtgtctgtggctgactgtttcaaagcgcatATTGTGGCCGCGTGATGCTCGTCATGGGCATGTGATGGTCGTCACAGTCTGGGTCGTGACGAGCGTCATGAatctgtgacggtcgtcacatcagcAAATTCTGCATATTCTGGTTTTCTGCTTTTTCCTgtgctttctcatctgtttcttcttctttttcttccttttgctcattttgctcattaatgcttagagatttaaatacctgcaaaaacaactcAAATACTTGCGGAATGATCGGGATATTAATTGAAATGGTgtgatctttgagtgtaaatcaaggcaatTATCTGATGTGTTTTCGCATTATCAATAAAGTCAACACGAGTTTTAGATTTGTAAGGCTCAATAAAAAGGTATGTGACGTCTTTAGATCGTTCTACCTTTTGATAAATACCTAGTACGATGAAAGACACTGAGAGAAATGCTATTATTCAGCGGATAAAGCTTCAGACCAGAAGCAGCTCTCCAACGTCTCTCTTGATATACATCTTCACTAAGTTTGATGTTGTTCAAACCTCCAAAGACTCTTTTTCTATCTATATAAAAGCAAGCCGAAGATTCAAAGGAAGGTTACAACATCACAACATATAAAAATATCTTAGCATAACTTTGAGTTGTTATTGTAACTGTTATAGCATAAGATCTTAAGATTTATTATCTTAGATTTATCTTCATTTTGATATTTCAATTTTACCCTCCAACGGATCTCTTCATTGCCTATATAAAGAAGACTTGGAAGAATTAAAAAGTGTTACACATTCTAAAAGATTATCATATACGTGAACAATGCACTTTGTGAAATATTTTTAGAGAAAAGAAACACACACAACAAACTTTTGTTCATACTCTTCATTTAATATCTTTTGTGTGATATActtgttattcatttgtgtatTCTACTTTCTTAGAAGCATTTTTGTAAAACACTTTGTATTTCAATCTATTTGAATGTATTTTCCTTGAGTGAGTAGGGTTTAGTCAGTATACTCAAGAAGACATTGGCAGTGGGTCTTTGTGTTGTAATCAagtttgattatagtggattaagtcatTGTTAATAAGGAGAAATCACATTGGCGAGTGGACTGGACGTAGTTTTGTTAAtagcgaaccagtataaaaataattattttattatttttgttcTTCGTTTTCTGTTTGTTGTGTTGGGTAGCAAAATATTTCATTTTTAGAGACCTGATTCAAACCCCTATTTCTTGTGTTTCTCTTCATCTCCACGACTCATTATAAGTTCACGATCAACTCAGTTCAACTTATTAGGTTCATCTCGTTAGGTTTAGCTCACTTGCTTCACGGACATAAaagccagtttaagtcatttttttatatatttgatattttaaattaatattttttatatagaaaatataaaaataaaatataaaattataaaattggAATTTTTCTTAGAAGATATTTAGAagatatattttttaaaattaaaagaaatttaTAAGATATATTTTATTATCTTAAAATTAAAGAAATTTAGAAATTTctttttaaattataaaatatatgTTAATTTTTAAACTATTTTCTTAAAAAACATAATTTATACAATGTTGATTTTAgttatataattatttttaaaaatatattgCTCACTTGAGAATATAAACTATCAATTAAAACTGttaaattaaaagaaaatataGGAGGTAAGATTTAGAATAATTTTTTAAACCTATTCTTAAAGACAAATATAATTCATCTCATATATAGTCGAGTTAACCCATGAACCTAATGAGTCGAACTGTGTATAGTTCACGTTCAACTCATTTAGTTAACGAACTTAGTTTTTCGCTCATATTCAGCTCACTGGATTCATGAACCTAGTTCAACGATTTAGTTGTCAAACCGAATTCCGAACTATTTTCGAGTTGGTTCAGTTCATTGTCATCCCTAATGAACACTTTACATGATCATCTCTTTCACACTCCATACCTCCTCCATAACCCAAAACccttaaaaaatcattttcaaTTAATTTTTCGACTCCAAATCATCTTTATTGTGTTTTATCACATCAAAGAGAGTAAAAGAAGTTGCAATTTAAGATAAAGCCCATTTGTTTCATACCTCATTGCTTGCATTAATCTTGTTCTTGAGTTTAAAAAATGAATGTTACGTCCGAAGATTCATATCTGAATTCACCTGCTATCTgtttcgaagatgcatctccaaagTTGCATATTATTGTAAATTCTTTAACAAGATATGATTTTCCACTTCAGAGTGCCCCACCTAAAGATTCTTTTGGACACATGTGTATTTGGTGGATTTCAAAATCGCTACATTTTGAGATTTATTTGAAATTGGGGTGTCTTATACTAAGCACATCATTGGAATGGACAACACATTCTACAAAAGAGGTAGAAACTTGGTCATATCACTTTTTAAAAAGGATGGTGGAGTTCACCAAATTGAGCGAGTttgaaagagaatcaaataaGGAAAAGTCGAAGGAGGAACGGGTAGAAGATTTATGCAGTGACACATCTTTTGAGACATTTTAGATTGTAATTGATACATATTTTTGAATGTATTATTGTAAACAATATAATCTTGATATGATTTAATACATAAGTAATATATATTCAACAATGATAGTGTTAGTGTCGACTGTTTTAGTTTACAAATTTTATGGTTTGCATATTTTTTTTTGCATACACAGGTTCTGGTTTGATTCTGGTTCAGAGTAAATTTCAGATATGCATATCCGTATAAACCTCATACATATTTAAGAAAAGAAACCATCACGAGACTTTTCAGATATGCATACCCGTAAACACCATTTTTCGTTAAAAAATCAAGGTTTAactagagatgcatctccaaaaaatgaccagatGTCATGATAAAGTTTCTAAGGTCCAAAGTGACTCAGTACTTTTATAAATAAGGTGTCTTTCAACCCATGTTTCTACAAAACACCCAACAACCAGAGAATGAAGGCATATTCCCACCTTGCATTTGTGTATTTCAATAGCGCAAAATCTCCACTTCAATTTCGGATATGCGTCGACATATTTCTCGTTGATCTGAAAATCAAACTGAATACTCTCCTGCGATATTCATAAAATCGGAGAGTTATAAAGCTCGAGTATCGTTCACCATCGCTTGACGGCGGGGGAAGATACAGTTCACCAATTTTGAACTGAATACGGGTGAAGATTTACATGTCATGTGGAGTACATTTTATCGCTACACATCAAAGGGTCTGATTGAAGTGGATGCGAAGATTAAAAGATTCGCCGACAAAATTATCAATATGTTGCAACGTCATAAACTACCCATTTATAACAATATGTAATATTAAATTTATGTTAACAACTATCTATGTAATGTTGAGTGTTTTAATTTAGTGTCAAATTAATTTTGTTTTTAGATCTTACTCAGACTATCTCTGTTTCTGGTTTGAAATATCTGGGCTACTGCATCTTCGAAATATATCAAGAAAACATTCGGAGATACAACTCTGAACAAAAATTATGTATAATTTGGATGTTTCAATTGTTGGCGTTCAATTTTGTAGGAGATAAATGCGTTCAGGGATGCATCTCTAAAAATTGAGGATATTTTTCACTTTTCGCAGACGATTTATTCCAAAATATAGTGCACCATACAACACATACTTCACTTGTGTATATTAGAAGAACCCATAATTATAAACCTCAAACATTCTTTTATTCTCTTGATAAATTTAAGAACTTGTTACACGTAAATAATTCTATAATTCTTGTGCATATTTATTGAAAGTATATAACAACACAACTGAATTGTAATTAAGCAATTACAACTCTTGGTGCTTGTGTCCTCCTGAAAAAAACGAGTTAATTACATTCTTAACATAGATACCAAACATCAGGATCAAAAACACAAGTAGCAACACATTCACCAATTTCTTTTGCCTCTTAACTTCATCCACCAAACGACACAATGCATTCACATATTCTTGTCTCTGTCTTGAAACCATCTCCATAGTCACTGACCTTTTCTCAATTTTCTTATTCTCACCATCTCTTGATGattcttcttctttatccttctCGTTCTTTCGAGTCACTTCTTCAATATCTTTCTTTGGTTCTTGTTGTTTTTTCTGATCAGAAGCATGATCTGTGTTTGGTTTCTGAGGAATTGTTTGTTGTTGAGGCTTTTGAGGTTCTTGTTGTGTTGGTGCTGGAGCAATTTTTTGTTGCTTGATGAGTCTGGGAAGTTTAACATATAAGACTCCAGCTTCGAATTTGGCAGACATTTTACTTGCATCAGAATAAGGTGGTATAAATATTTCTTTGCAAACTCGACGCCAAGTTTTCTCGTTCATTTGTCTTTCACCACTCACCCTTAACATTCTTGGTTTAGTTATTTGAACCCTCAATTGCTCCTTCTTAAATCCTGCATGTAAATAATGTATCACTAGTATTATATTATAAACTATAAACTAAATTATATGAAAAAAAGCATGGggaagaagaaaaaaattaaccCGGAATGATAAAAATCATTGTGTCAATTGTACCATCATAATGGCAATCAAAAGCTGGTTCAAATTCATCGTAGATACGATCCGCTTCGCGTGTTTTTTGATCCAAAGACATTTTCTCTCCTTAATTTGTTTCTCTTGTGTGTTTTTTCCCTAGCAAAGGTAGCTTAATACTTCTATGAACTTCTTGGTGAATGAATGAAATGAAATATGGGGTTATGATACTTATATATACACATTTTTGGGTTGTATTTTCTTCTAATTTGGTTCTTTCTTTTCGTGCAAAGATTGATTT includes these proteins:
- the LOC127117954 gene encoding uncharacterized protein LOC127117954 isoform X1, which encodes MSLDQKTREADRIYDEFEPAFDCHYDGTIDTMIFIIPGFKKEQLRVQITKPRMLRVSGERQMNEKTWRRVCKEIFIPPYSDASKMSAKFEAGVLYVKLPRLIKQQKIAPAPTQQEPQKPQQQTIPQKPNTDHASDQKKQQEPKKDIEEVTRKNEKDKEEESSRDGENKKIEKRSVTMEMVSRQRQEYVNALCRLVDEVKRQKKLVNVLLLVFLILMFGIYVKNVINSFFSGGHKHQEL
- the LOC127117954 gene encoding uncharacterized protein LOC127117954 isoform X3, giving the protein MLLISFLLFIQLRGFKKEQLRVQITKPRMLRVSGERQMNEKTWRRVCKEIFIPPYSDASKMSAKFEAGVLYVKLPRLIKQQKIAPAPTQQEPQKPQQQTIPQKPNTDHASDQKKQQEPKKDIEEVTRKNEKDKEEESSRDGENKKIEKRSVTMEMVSRQRQEYVNALCRLVDEVKRQKKLVNVLLLVFLILMFGIYVKNVINSFFSGGHKHQEL
- the LOC127117954 gene encoding uncharacterized protein LOC127117954 isoform X2, which produces MSLDQKTREADRIYDEFEPAFDCHYDGFKKEQLRVQITKPRMLRVSGERQMNEKTWRRVCKEIFIPPYSDASKMSAKFEAGVLYVKLPRLIKQQKIAPAPTQQEPQKPQQQTIPQKPNTDHASDQKKQQEPKKDIEEVTRKNEKDKEEESSRDGENKKIEKRSVTMEMVSRQRQEYVNALCRLVDEVKRQKKLVNVLLLVFLILMFGIYVKNVINSFFSGGHKHQEL